The segment GCAGTCGAACTGCATTGTACGGACAATCGAATCTTCATTGGGTGCGCTCGCGAATTCGAGCTTGGCCGCCAACTGAGGGGCATGCTCTGCATAATGGTGTCGGGCAGTGATGTTCAGGATCGCACCACTATCCTGGTACAGCATCGGAGTGATGTTACACCAGGGAGTCTGTTCCCCACCGACAAGTCGTTCATCAAGAGCGGGTCTTAACCCCGGTTTCGTCCCTGCCTTAGACAAATTGAAATGCTGGTACCACGGAGCATGATAGTGGTCCGCGAAGATATGAATATAAACGGGATTGTCGTAGACGTCGTCCAAAGTGACGCGTAGAAAAGTTTGCGGACCATAGAGAAGGTGGTTAGGAGTAAGCTCCTTGTCTGTAGTGAGCAAGACGCAATCGACATGGCGAACATAGGGCGAGCAATTCTCCTGATCTGTTTTACTCAGTTCGAGCTCGACTGTTCCTGCGGGTAATGTCAAATCGAAGTAATCCCAAACGTAATCCCAGTTGAATGCGTTCGGGAGAGGCTCTTTGTCGAAATGATTTGAACCGACTGTTTGGTTATTCTGAGCAACCGCGAGTTGGAACGGGCCTCGTCGCGTTTTGTGATGCAGAAAACGGACCCAGATGCGGAAGTCTCCCGCTTCAGAGATGGTCACCGAAGTTTGGGCGACGCCACTCGGATCACCGACGGCTCCGTGCAGTGTGTTTAGCATGGAGGCTGAGCGTGTTTGTCGGTTCTCCTGAACCTTCCAACCGTCTGTTGATGTGGTAAAGCTTTCTGCTTCAACGAAGATTGGCTCCGCTGCAAGAGCGATTCCGGGAAGGAGAAGAACAATGATAGCAACGAGTCGATTCACGGGGTGGAACTCCTGAACAAGGATCGCGCGGAGAAGTCGTTTTAGAGATGATTTCTGATGAAGGCTTTCTGAGAGATCGCCTCCACTCGATTTTACGTCGATATCGCAGCATGAACAACGGTGAGCTGGAAATGGATGTTTCGGAGTAAAGGTTCGTCATGAACCGAAGATGAATGACATGTGTATTTGAAATGGCGATGAGGTACCTTCACGAATGAAGGGTCGTTCTATAGAATGACCGTCCGCGATCAACTCCCTCTTGTCTAAAAGCGTCAAATCGTCCGCTTATTACATTCATCATTCATCCGGGGGAATCCCTAAATCATGAGTTTTAATTTCACCAAAACGGAATCACTCTCCGCGGGCATTAAACGCATTGCGGGGGAGCAGGTGGATGCCGCCATTCAGGATTTGGAAAAGAGCGATGCCGATCGGCAGGAGCAGATTCACGAATTTCGGAAGCGGTGCAAAAAGCTGCGAGGTTTAATCAGACTCGTCCGTTCTGCTTATGAGGAAACTTACGAGGACGAAAACGACTGGTATCGGGATCGATCCCGAGAGCTATCGCGCGCACGTGATACGGAAGCGATGATCGAGGCGGTGGAAGCGTTACGTACCAGTCTGGCAGACGAAAGTTCGGAGCAGCAGGAAATTCTCGCGACCACATTGGAGGTACTACGGGAAAGCAACGAGCAGATCACCACCGAGTGGACTGAAATGGAAGATCGGCTGGAGAAACTCGTTCCGGAGTTAAAAAGAGCACGTAAGCGTATTTCTGATTGGAAACTTGATTCCGTTTCCTGGAAGTCGATTCGCAAGGGGATCAAGAAAACGTACTCGCGGGGAAACAAAGTTCTCAAAAAATCAGTCGCCGATCCGACAACAGAGCGATTGCATGAGTTACGGAAGCGAACCAAATACCATTGGTTTCATTTACGGCTGTTGGAAAATACATTTCCGAAAGTTTTAGAAGCGCGTGCCGATCAGGTCAAGCAACTGAGTGATTATCTGGGCGACGATCACGATTTGTCAGTATTAACGCGATTCATTCTGGAAGATGCAAATCGTTTTGGCGACGTCGCTGAACAAGAACGGTTGTTAGAACTCATTCAACTACGTCGTCAAAACTTGCAAGCCTCAGGGTTACAGTTGGCCCGCCTGCTTTATACCGAGTCACCGGGCGATCTCACGGATCGCATTACCGATTACTGGAAAGTCTGGAGAAAGAACTAACGTGTTTTCTGCTCTACGGAGTGGTCGCTTCGTCGTTCTGAGTGTTCTCTGGGTTCGGTGCAAGCACCGGATCAGTTTCTTCGACTTCGATTTCCACTTCAGTTTCGGGTTCGGTTAACTCTTCGGGTGATGTCGAGTCGCTAATGTTGTCGTCGGCCTCATTGTTTAATTCCTGTTCGATGTTCGGTGATGAACTATCTTCGAGTGCTTCATCAGTCTCGTCGACATCGAGCACATCAATATGAGCATCTTCATCATGAACCTCATCGTGCATTCCGTCTTCCATGATCGGACGATTGGCGCGATGTTCCATTTCAGTATTTGTTTCGGTGCAGCCCGCCAAGAGCAGAGCGGCAGGGGCAATAGATAGTGCCATCAATAGTTTATGCAATTTCATTTCAGAGACTCCTTGGTTGTTTTGGATTGTGATTTTGCTGGTAGCGCCCTGAAAAACTGTCAGGTCTAGTTACCACTCAGGGTTATCTCTGTGCAGATCCTGTTCCGCTCCCTTTCGGTTCGGAAATAGGGAGCATTTCGTTTGGTGGGACAGGACAACAACTGCACGAAATACTCTACAGGAACAGGGTGAAGCGCCCCCTGTAATAAGCAAATCAGTGATTATTCATTTTAAAACAACAGCGATGTAAAACATCTGCCTGACATGTCAGCGACCGCAGGATTTGGCCGCTGAACGACCACTCCTCCGGATAGAAATAAACGAAGTTGCTTAATCTCTCTATTTTGACAGCCGACTTCTGTGGCTTGCCAATGCCAACAGAGATTCTGGAAGTCACCAGTTATTTGAGTGGCATATAAACGTCAGTAACCAGATCTTTCTCATCGGTTTCCGATGGCGAGTTGCGATAGATCTCAAACGGACTCGTCTTACTCGCTTTCAACTTCTTATTACGAAGGTGTGTCTGCCCAGTAGACCAAGCGTTGCCGAGATGCTCGTAAGAACCGATATGTTCAATGTAATATGCGGGCGTAGCAAGGGTACTCCACTCGTCGAGATCATCTGGGGCGGTTTCGGAGTCAGGAATGGTGTACCCAATAGTGAATTCGGTTTCCTGCTTCTTCATGTTGAAGCGATGATAAACGGTCATCATGAGGCCGTGATCACGAATTCCCGCTGTTTCCAGTTTGTGGTGTAACTCAACAATGGCATCTTCCATCACCGACATCATCTTGTCGAAGGTGCAGGTGCGGCGTACACCGACCATTCGGATCGACTCGACGATATCTTTTCCGTGGACAATCACGCGGCTGTTGATGTGTCCGGTTTCTATCCATTCTTTGAGCATCTTGAGGCCGCGGTCATAGTCAGACCCGATCCAGCCATTCATCATGCCGACCATCCAGAACAGGAACCAGGGCAGGGAACCATCCATATTCCAGTGAATTCGCGAACCGCTTCCAACAGATTCAATATTGAAGGAGACCTTCGACACACTCTTCATTGGACGCAGGAAACGAATTTCCGACTCAATATAATTCGGTCCATCAAGCTTTTGCCATTGAAGTTCTCCCGCCCCTGTGACATCACCATCCCACGCATAGGTAGAACCAACGGAATTGCTTTCCGAAGAGATAGTCACTTTGGCTTCTGGTTCTGCGATCAGCCAGGGAGACCATTTTGGCCAAGTGTTGAAGTCCGAGACAACGCCGAACACCTTTTCAGGGGAGGCATCGATTTCAATTGAGCGAGTGACATGGAACTTCGGCATGATCATATCCTTAAAGCGAGAAGCACGGGCTTTCATTCTCACGAACTCTCAGCCGCAAATCAAGTTTCGGCTATCTTGACAATGGCGCATAAGAAAAACCCATGTCCAGTTCGCGAACGGTTGGAACATGGGTTTTCTTTAAAACAAACAATGTGTCGTCGAAGTCTGTCAGTCTCTTTCCCTATTTAGAAAGAAAATTTAGACAAATTAAACAACCGACTGTTGTGATTAAACCAGTTCAAACAAGTCTTCTTCGAAGGCCAGAAGTTTGTCTTTATCTTTGTCGTCATCGCCACCACCTTCACCTTTGGTGAGGACACAGAAGTTGTCAAACAAAGTGACGGCGTTAAACGTCATGAGGCCAACTTGACCACCGTTTAACTTATTTTCCTCGAACTCAGCGGAAACGACTTCTTCGCCATTCACGAACAGAGTGACATCACCACCGTCGACGACGAGATCCAGATACTGGACCACGTTTCGAGGAATTGTTTTTCCTTCATCGTCGAGATCAATCTGGGCAAGTCGCTCGCTGAAGTCACCTTGGTAATGGCCGATGACCCATTGGTTCTGTCCGACAAAAGCGCCTGCATATTTAAAATCGGTGTCGCTGACATAGTCGAAGATAATGAATCCGTCGTGCCAGGGGGCCGGTCCCAGAATCGAAGTCATGTCGACAGCGATTTGGAATGATTTCGGAAGCTCGTCTCCCAGATCAATAACCGAGGTCGCTAGACCTTTGGCTTTACTGTTGCTTTTGTAAACCTTATTGCCTTCGATTTCTTCTACAGTCCACAGGGCTGCATTGTTCGGTGTGAAATCATCGGCGATCCCATCCTGGAAGGTTTCTTTGAAGAGGGGAGCATCGGCTTCAGTAACACAGATATTGTCGAACTGCGTTTGTGCATTAAAGGACATCACGCCGACTTGTCCTTTTTTCAAGGTGCCTTCGCCGGTGAACTTCGCGTCCAGAACTTCATCGCCATCGACGAACAATGTCGCTGTTTGACCTTGGATAAATACAGTGAGGTTGTAAACGGTATTTACATCAATCGTCTTACCTACGTCATCGAGGTCGACCTGAGCGAGACGATTACTGAAGTCTCCCTCATAATGGCCGATCACCCACTGGTTCTGTCCAACGAAGGCACCAGCGTATTTGAAATCAGAATCGCTGACATAGTCAAAGATAATGAAGCCATCATGCCAACGTCCGCTTCCAGACACGGCTTTCATATCGGCAGAGACGGAGAAGGCATTGGGAAGTTCGTCTTCCGTTTCGATGACGGAAGTTGCCAGTTCAAGAGTTCCGGCCCCGCCAGACTGGTAGACTTTATTTCCACCCACGTTTTGAACTGACCAGAGATTGGAGTCATTCTCTGTGAAGTCGTCGGCAGTACCATCTTCAAAGTCTTCAGCTGCAATTGCGCCGCCAGCAGTACCCGACAGCATTTCACGAGATTCCAGTGCTTCCAGTTGCATACCGTGACGTCGTGCGACAGCCCTTCGCGTTTGGGAATCTTGAGCCGCTAGAAGTCGACTAACAAAGTTCTTTAAGTGTGAGCGTCTTAACATGACTGTAGCCTCGAAATTAAAAATAGGGGAAGGAAAAAACGTGTATGTTTTGGGCAAGGTAATAATGAAGTCAGGCCCGGAATGTCATTTTGTACCGGTTGTATGAAAAATAATGCAACGCTACACAATAAGCGGTTTTCGGTGAGTAGAGAAGTGAAATGGGGTAGAAATGTATAATGATTGGACAAAAGGGCAGTTTGGTAGGAATAGGGTCCGAATCCAGTCGGACGAATTCTTAGAGATCCTGCCTCTACGTGATTTAACTCCATTTCACCTATTGATGCCGCTAACTCAGGAACCGTTTTGAGTATCCGTAATAGTAATCTCGCGGCGTATTGCCTCAGTTCCGGGTGGGGCACTTGCCGTTCGCGGCCAAAAAAGGGAAAGTAGACTGTCTGGAATCAACTCAAATCGGGGATTCGACATGGAAGTGATCGTCTGATCACATTGCCGCCTCGCAGTATTAAGGGACAATGACTTATGACTATCAATGCGATCAAACCGGGAGAGACAAAACTCGGCTGGATCGGAACCGGCGTAATGGGTTCGAGCATGGTCGGGCATCTGATTGATGCTGGATTTGCCGTGACCGTTTATAACCGCACAAAAGCAAAGGCACAGTCGGTCATTGATAAGGGAGCGACTTGGGCTGATTCTCCCCAGGCTGTCGCGGAAGCATCTGATGTAATTTTCACGATCGTCGGTTTCCCCGATGACGTACGCAAAGTCGTCCTTGGAGAAAAAGGGGCACTCGCCGGTTCCAAGTCAGGGAATATTCTTGTCGACATGACTACCAGCGATCCGTCGCTGGCAGTCGAAATTGCTGAGACAGCGAAAGAGCAGGGTGTTCACAGCGTCGATGCTCCTGTTTCTGGTGGAGATGTCGGGGCGAAGAATGCCGCGCTGTCGATCATGATCGGTGGAGAAAAAGAGGTCGTCGACCTATTGCAGCCCTGTTGGGAAGCGATGGGAAAGACGATCGTTTATCAGGGAAAAGCCGGTTCTGGCCAACATACGAAGATGGTCAACCAAACCTTAATCGCAACGAACATGATCGGCGTCTGTGAAGCATTATTATATGGTCACAAAGCAGGTCTCGATCTTCCTACCGTCCTGAAGTCGGTGGGCAGCGGTGCCGCGGGAAGCTGGTCGCTGACCAACTTAGGACCGCGAATTATGGATAATAATTTCGATCCCGGATTTTTCGTCGAACACTTCATCAAAGATATGGGTCTGGCATTGGCCGAGGCAAAACGGATGGGCTTATGCCTTCCCGGTCTCGCATTAGGACATCAACTGTATCTCGCCGTTCAGGCTCAAGGCCATGGACGCGATGGTACCCATGCCTTACAACTCGCCTTGGCGAGTATGTCTGGTATAGACTGGAGTAGCCGGTAACGGCCTCTGATCGCAATAAGTCTGAAGAATAAACGAGTATTCACCACTATCCAGTTCAGCTTTTTAGATATATAGAATGAGGAGTTTCCCTGTTATGGCAGGCAAGGGAGATCAATTTTCCGGTTTGACAGTCGCTCTGGTAACCCCCTTCAAAGATGGGGAAATCGACGAGCAGGCACTCAGGGATCTGGTCGACTATCAGGTCGAACAAGGTGCCGATTGTGTCAGCCCTGTAGGTACCACCGGTGAGAGCCCGACGCTCTCCCACGGAGAGCATGAGCAAGTCATTGCGATTGTTTGCGAACAGGCGGCAGGACGCGTGAAGGTCGTTGCCGGAACGGGCTCGAACAGCACTCGCGAAGCGATTCGCCTGACGAAGTTTGCAAAGTCTGTAGGCGCCGATGGCTCCCTGCAGGTCGCTCCATATTACAACAAACCGACCCAGGAAGGTTTCTACCAGCACTTCAAAGCCATTGCTGAAGAAGTGGACATTCCGATCATTCTGTACAATATCCCCGGACGCTCCGCGAAAAATATTGAACCAGAAACAATCATTCGTCTTGCTGAAATTCCTAACATTGTCGCGATCAAAGAATCGACCGGCAGTATGGATCAGGCATCGCATATTCTCGCTGGTTGTGACCTGACTCTCCTTTCGGGAGACGACAGTCTTACTTTGCCCCTTCTTTCATTGGGTGGCAGCGGTGTGGTCTCTGTTGTCGGTAATATTGTGCCTCAAGATGTCAAAGCACTGTTGAACGCCTTTGCGGCCGGAAATCTGGAAGAAGCCAGAAAGCGGCATTACAAACTGTTTCCACTTTGCCGAGACATGCTCAGCTTGGCGACCAATCCGATCCCCGTGAAAACAGCGATGAAATTGCTGGGACGCGATTTGGGTGAAGTTCGCCTTCCGATGACACCGTTGACGGAAGAGCAGACCGCTTCCTTAAGCAAAACCCTGACTACCTACGGCCTGTTATAAGCCTGCTCTTGATGCCGGCTTCGCTGTCGCTACTGGGAAGTGCATGTCAGGAAATGATTGCGAGCGCACGATACGCGTTTTTGTCGTGAAAACTCCCCACCTTCTCAAGTGGCGTTCCTCTTTCTTACTGGATTTTCCTCATTCGCTGAGGAAAAATAGAAGAACGCACTTCAGTTCCAAAATTTAAAGAGTCGCCGAATCGTCCTGAGCGCCAGACTTGGGGCTTCTCTGCTCGTTCGATTTTTTGCACACAGGCAAAAGGTCCGGAATGTTGTTGGCGACGAGTTTCTAAAAAATTTCTCACTTGGAGTTTGCGCGTGATTTTCCGCCGGAAGAAAAAGGTAGATGACGACCACGAAGACGAT is part of the Polystyrenella longa genome and harbors:
- a CDS encoding CHAD domain-containing protein, with product MSFNFTKTESLSAGIKRIAGEQVDAAIQDLEKSDADRQEQIHEFRKRCKKLRGLIRLVRSAYEETYEDENDWYRDRSRELSRARDTEAMIEAVEALRTSLADESSEQQEILATTLEVLRESNEQITTEWTEMEDRLEKLVPELKRARKRISDWKLDSVSWKSIRKGIKKTYSRGNKVLKKSVADPTTERLHELRKRTKYHWFHLRLLENTFPKVLEARADQVKQLSDYLGDDHDLSVLTRFILEDANRFGDVAEQERLLELIQLRRQNLQASGLQLARLLYTESPGDLTDRITDYWKVWRKN
- a CDS encoding SRPBCC family protein yields the protein MPKFHVTRSIEIDASPEKVFGVVSDFNTWPKWSPWLIAEPEAKVTISSESNSVGSTYAWDGDVTGAGELQWQKLDGPNYIESEIRFLRPMKSVSKVSFNIESVGSGSRIHWNMDGSLPWFLFWMVGMMNGWIGSDYDRGLKMLKEWIETGHINSRVIVHGKDIVESIRMVGVRRTCTFDKMMSVMEDAIVELHHKLETAGIRDHGLMMTVYHRFNMKKQETEFTIGYTIPDSETAPDDLDEWSTLATPAYYIEHIGSYEHLGNAWSTGQTHLRNKKLKASKTSPFEIYRNSPSETDEKDLVTDVYMPLK
- a CDS encoding LamG domain-containing protein encodes the protein MQLEALESREMLSGTAGGAIAAEDFEDGTADDFTENDSNLWSVQNVGGNKVYQSGGAGTLELATSVIETEDELPNAFSVSADMKAVSGSGRWHDGFIIFDYVSDSDFKYAGAFVGQNQWVIGHYEGDFSNRLAQVDLDDVGKTIDVNTVYNLTVFIQGQTATLFVDGDEVLDAKFTGEGTLKKGQVGVMSFNAQTQFDNICVTEADAPLFKETFQDGIADDFTPNNAALWTVEEIEGNKVYKSNSKAKGLATSVIDLGDELPKSFQIAVDMTSILGPAPWHDGFIIFDYVSDTDFKYAGAFVGQNQWVIGHYQGDFSERLAQIDLDDEGKTIPRNVVQYLDLVVDGGDVTLFVNGEEVVSAEFEENKLNGGQVGLMTFNAVTLFDNFCVLTKGEGGGDDDKDKDKLLAFEEDLFELV
- a CDS encoding NAD(P)-dependent oxidoreductase, which produces MTINAIKPGETKLGWIGTGVMGSSMVGHLIDAGFAVTVYNRTKAKAQSVIDKGATWADSPQAVAEASDVIFTIVGFPDDVRKVVLGEKGALAGSKSGNILVDMTTSDPSLAVEIAETAKEQGVHSVDAPVSGGDVGAKNAALSIMIGGEKEVVDLLQPCWEAMGKTIVYQGKAGSGQHTKMVNQTLIATNMIGVCEALLYGHKAGLDLPTVLKSVGSGAAGSWSLTNLGPRIMDNNFDPGFFVEHFIKDMGLALAEAKRMGLCLPGLALGHQLYLAVQAQGHGRDGTHALQLALASMSGIDWSSR
- the dapA gene encoding 4-hydroxy-tetrahydrodipicolinate synthase, translated to MAGKGDQFSGLTVALVTPFKDGEIDEQALRDLVDYQVEQGADCVSPVGTTGESPTLSHGEHEQVIAIVCEQAAGRVKVVAGTGSNSTREAIRLTKFAKSVGADGSLQVAPYYNKPTQEGFYQHFKAIAEEVDIPIILYNIPGRSAKNIEPETIIRLAEIPNIVAIKESTGSMDQASHILAGCDLTLLSGDDSLTLPLLSLGGSGVVSVVGNIVPQDVKALLNAFAAGNLEEARKRHYKLFPLCRDMLSLATNPIPVKTAMKLLGRDLGEVRLPMTPLTEEQTASLSKTLTTYGLL